Part of the Allofrancisella guangzhouensis genome is shown below.
GGGTTTTTAGCAGTAGTAGGTTTATTGTTTTCAAATTCTAATGATAAAGAAAACGATTTTAACAATAAATTTGTCAATAAAGATACACCAATGTTTTTAGCTAGCTTTATTGTTTTTTCAATCATTTATATTCTGACAGTTGATTATAATATTGAGTGTATTTACGGAGTCAGTCAGTTCTTTATGGACGTGTTGCAGGTAGTTATTTATCCGGTATTGCTACTATTTGGATTGACAGCATTTTTATTTAGATTTGTATTATGTATATATGTTTTTGCGATATGTATGGCTTTATTTGTAATTGAAGACTTAGTTTCTGTTTATTACACATTATCTTTTATTGCGGATGAATTTGTTATAGCTGAAACACTGGTATCAGCAGTTATTTCTACTATTATAAGTATAGTATCAGTCTGTATACTTATGAGAGCAAAGAGGATTTATAATGGGAGGAGAGAAAATGATTAAACATTTTGACAATTTTTTTTGGATAAATTTAACTGTAGCATTTATTATACTGGTAGTAGGATTTTTTTTATCAAAATACACAAAATCATTAACTTATAACTTATTAAAGAGATATGACAATACTGTATCTCAGTTTTTGGCAAGTCTAGTTTATGTGATTTTTTTAGTTCTAGTAGTCGTAGTGGCTTTAGCCAAGCTGGGGGTACCAATTTCTCCTATAACAGGTGTTTTAACTGGTATAGTGTTTGGTATATCAATGTCGCTAAGGGCATCTTATAGTGTTTTTGCATCTGGTATAATGCTTGCTTTTAGTAAGCCCTTTGAGATTGGCGATAATGTTGATATAGGAGGTTCAGTAGGTGTTGTTAAATCTATAGGTTTTTTGTATACAAGGCTAAAGAATGAAGCTAATGATGAGGTTGTAATCGCAAACAATATGGTTATGTCAAAAGTGATTACAAAATTGTCTAATAAATAGACTTTTTATATCTAAATAATGTTTACATTAATTTAAAAACATAGTAGTATGTGGTTAGTCTTTTCAAGACAAGCTTGAAAGCGAGTATTTTTGAAAGGCTTTATAAATTCAAGCACAAAAAGCTTGATTTTCACTCAAATAAACTTTATAGTATTCTAGAAAGTTTTAGGGGAGGGATTCCCGAGCGGCCAAAGGGATCAGACTGTAAATCTGACGGCTCAGCCTTCGCAGGTTCGAATCCTGCTCCCTCCACCATGCGGGTGTAGTTCAATGGTAGAACTTCGGCCTTCCAAGCCGATAGCGTGGGTTCGATTCCCATCACCCGCTCCACCTAAATCTGGTTTGATAAAATATTAAGCTCGCATGGCTCAGGTGGTAGAGCACTCCCTTGGTAAGGGAGAGGTCACCAGTTCAAGTCTGGTTGTGAGCACCATATTTTGGTTTTTTATTTTTTGTTGAAAAAAAATGGAGTAATAAAGAATGGCTAAAGAAAAATTTGAACGTTCGAAGCCGCACGTAAACGTAGGTACAATTGGTCACGTTGACCATGGTAAGACTACCCTTACTGCAGCTATCACTAAAGTTATGGCTGAAAAAAACGGTGGTTCTGCTCGTAGGTTTGACGAGATCGATAATGCGCCGGAAGAAAAGGCACGTGGTATTACTATTAATACTTCTCACGTAGAGTATGAGTCTCCAAATAGACACTATGCTCACGTCGACTGCCCAGGACACGCTGATTACGTTAAAAACATGATTACTGGTGCTGCTCAGATGGATGGTGCTATCTTGGTATGTTCTGCTGCTGATGGTCCTATGCCACAAACTCGTGAGCATATTCTACTTTCTCGTCAGGTCGGGGTTCCATATATTGTTGTTTTCTTGAATAAATGTGACATGGTTGATGACGAAGAGTTGTTAGAGCTTGTGGAAATGGAAGTTCGTGAATTGTTAGATCAATATGAGTTTCCTGGTGATGATACTCCTATTATTATGGGTTCTGCTCTTAAAGCGTTAGAAGGTGATGAGAAGTACGTTGAGAAGATTGTTGAGCTAGTTCAAGCTATGGATGACTATATTCCGGCTCCAGAGCGTGATACTGATAAACCATTTATCCTTCCGATTGAAGACGTGTTCTCTATTTCAGGTCGTGGTACAGTTGTGACAGGTCGTATTGAGCGTGGTGTTATAAACGTTGGTGATGAAGTTGAAGTTGTGGGTATCCGTCCTACTCAAAAAACTACAGTAACAGGTGTTGAGATGTTCCGTAAGCTTCTAGATAGAGGAGAAGCTGGTGATAACGTTGGTATCCTAGTTCGTGGTCTTAAGAGAGACGACGTTGAGCGTGGACAAGTATTATGTAAGCCAGGTTCAATTAAGCCTCATACTAAATTTGAAGCTGAAGTTTATGTACTTTCTAAAGAAGAGGGTGGTAGACATACGCCATTCTTTAAAGGTTATAGACCACAGTTCTATTTCCGTACTACAGATATTACTGGTGCTGTTGAGCTACCAGAAGGTGTAGAGATGGTTATGCCTGGTGATAACATTAAAATGGTTATAACACTAATTAACCCGATTGCAATGGATGAGGGTTTACGTTTCGCTATCCGTGAAGGTGGTAGAACAGTTGGAGCTGGTGTTGTTGCTAAAATTATCGAGTAATTAGATAATTTATAAAATAAAAGGTCAGTAGTTCAATTGGTAGAGCAGCGGTCTCCAAAACCGCAAGTTGGGGGTTCGAGTCCCTCCTGGCCTGCCAAATAATTAAGGCAGTGTTGCAATTTTGCTCACTGTCTTTTTTATTTTTCTTGATATTGTATTTTCTGTGTGTTATTTTATACTCTACGTTTTAAAGGAGTGTCATTCTTGTGAAAAAGAGTCAAAATTTTAATAAAGTTTGGGTGAGTGGAGCTACTAAAACTACTGAAGTAACAAAAGTTTCAGGCTCTATTAATGTTTTGCTGTGGTTAACTACTGTAGCTATCGTGGTTGTTGGTGTTTTTATTACCATGGTTTCAAATATTTGGAGCTTTAGTTATAGTTCTTATAACACATCAATAGCAGTGGTAGTTGTTTTGGCGGCATTGGTGGTTGTGAGATTTACTAACCAGGGTCGTAGATTTTGGGCTTTTTTTAAGGCTTCAAAATTGGAGCTTTCTAAAGTTGTTTGGCCTACGCGTAGAGAAACTATGACTGTATCTGCGATGGTTATAGTGGTAGTGATTATTTTTGCTATCTTCATATCTATCTTTGGTATGATGTTTGAAAAATTTATTCAATATTTCCTAGGTTAATAGGGGTTTTAAATTATGCTTTGGTATGTTGTGCAGGTGCACTCAGGTTATGAGAAAAGAGTAAAAACTCAGTTAGAAGAAAATATTAAAATAGCTGGTTTGGAAAATAATTTTGGTAGAATACTTGTTCCTACTGAGAATGTGGTAGAGATGAAGGCTGGTCAAAAGCGTAAAAGTGAACGTAAATATTTTCCTGGATATGTTTTGATGGAGGCTGATCTTACCACAGATGCATGGCAGCTTGTTAAGTCAGTTCCTAGGGTGTTAACAGTTGTTGGTTCTAGAGGTAAGCCTATTCCATTGAGTAAGCAAGAGATTGAGAGAATACTTGGCTTTATGGAAGGAAGTAAAAACGCTGTTGAGCCAAGATTAAGAAAATCGTATCAGGTTGGTGAAGTTGTTAGAGTTCTTGAGGGGCCATTTAATGACTTTACTGGTGTGGTAGAAGAGGTTAACTATGAAAAATCAAGATTGAGAGTGGCTGTATCTATATTTGGTAGATCCACGCCTGTTGAGCTTGAATTTTCGCAAGTTGAAAAAGAGTCTTAGTTTTATAAAAGCTAAGACATAGGGAGCTTGTGTTTTAAGAAAAATGCGAGTGCTATTAACCTAAATTTTGGAGAAAACAATGGCTAAGAAAAAAGTAGAAGCTATTATTAAATTACAAGTTGCTGCTGGTAAGGCTAATCCAAGTCCTCCTATAGGACCTGCATTAGGACAGCGTGGTGTTAATATTATGCAATTCTGTAAAGAATTTAACGCTAAAACTCAAGGTATGGAACCGGGGATGCCTATTCCTGTTGAGATTTCTGTATATAGTGATCGCAGTTTCACATTTGAGATGAAAACTCCTCCGGCTTCTTATTTAATTAAAAAAGCAGTTAATATAAAATCAGGTTCTTCGAACCCTTCAAAAGAGGTTGTTGCTACGATTACTCGTGAGCAGCTAGAAGAAATTGCTAAAGTAAAAGATCCTGATTTGACAGCTGCTAATTTAGATGCTGCTGTAAGAATTATTGCTGGTAGTGCTCGTAGTATGGGTGTAAAAGTTGAAGAGGGGGTTGCGTAATGGCTAAAATTTCAAAAAGAATGAAGATTATAGCAGCTAAAATAGATGCTGAGAAAAAATATCCTGTAGTAGAGGCTTTTGATATTCTAAGAGAAGTTTCTTCGGTTAAATTCGTTGAATCTGTCGATGTATCAGTTGCTTTGGGTGTTGACCCTCGTAAATCTGATCAGGTAGTTAGAGGGGCTTCTGTTCTTCCTAATGGAACTGGTAAAACTGTTAGAGTGGCGGTTTTTGCAAAAGGTCCTGCTGCAGATGCAGCTAAAGATGCTGGAGCTGATATTGTGGGGATGGAAGATCTTGCTGATGATGTTAAAAAAGGCAATATGAATTTTGATGTTGTAATTGCTTCTCCTGATGCTATGAGAGTAGTTGGTCAGTTGGGACAAATCTTGGGTCCTAAAGGGCTTATGCCAAATCCTAAGGTTGGTACTGTAACTATGGATGTAGCTAAGGCAGTAAGAGATGCAAAAGCAGGTCAAGTTAGATATAGAGTTGATAAGGCTGGTATAATACATACTACTATTGGTAAGGTTAACTTTACTTCTGATGCATTAAAACAAAACCTGGAGCAACTTTTGGTTGACCTTAAAAAAGCTAAACCATCTGTTTCTAAGGGCATATATCTGAAAAAAGTTTCTGTATCTAGTACTATGGGTCCAGGAATAGCGGTTGACTTTTCGGATTTAAGTATATAGAATAGTACTTTGCAATTTCTTTGGGTTGTATGTGAATACAACGTTAAAGACCGTAGGAGCTAAGCTTGCTTGGCTTAATATTTATCCTACGCAGACGATGTTGACAACCTTTTTTGGTCTAAATATCGTGTTAATTAAATAAAAGTGTAGACAATAATAAGGAGTCGATTATGGCACTTAGAATAGAGGATAAAAAAGCAATTGTCGCTGAAGTTGCTGAACAAGTGTCCTCAGCGTTGTCTGCAGCAGTAGCCGACTATCGTGGTTTGACTGTTAATGAAATGACTTCATTAAGAAAACAAGCTCGTGAGTCTGGAGTTTATTTAAGAGTTGTTCGTAACAACTTAGCACGTTTAGCAATTAAAGGAACTGATTTTGAGTGTCTTGGTGATGCTCTTAAAGGTCCTCTTGTTCTTGCTCTTTCTAAGGATGAGCCAGGTGCGGCAGCTAAGCTATTTAAAAACTTTCAAAAGGATCATAAGGCTTTTGAGGTTAAAAATTTAGCTATGTCTGGTGAACTGTTTGGTCCAGAAAAGTTAGATGACTTTGCTAAGCTTCCTAGTAGGGAAGAGGCACTTGCTACATTACTTAGTGTTATGCAAGCACCGGTTACTAAGTTTGTTCGTACTCTTAATGAGATTCCTTCTCAGGTGGTACGAGTATTTGCTGCTGTTGGAGATAGTAAATAATTGCATTGGCTTACTAGAAGAGCTAAACAAAGAATTAATTGTTAAATAAATAGGAGTTATAAAATGGCTATAACAAAAGAAGATATCCTAAATGCTGTTGCTGAAATGAGCGTAATGGATGTGTGTGATTTAGTTAAAATGATGGAAGATAAATTTGGTGTATCTGCTGCAGCTGCTGTTGCTGTTGCTGCTGGTCCAGTTGCTGGTCCGGCTGAGGCTGCTGAAGAGAAAACTGAGTTTGACGTTGTTTTAGTTGATGCTGGTTCAAATAAAATTGCTGCTATTAAAGCAGTAAGAGGTGCAACTGGTTTAGGTCTTAAAGAAGCTAAAGATGCTGTAGAAGGTACTCCTTTCACAGTTAAAGAAGCTGCTTCTAAAGAAGAAGCTGAAGCTCTTAAAAAGCAACTTGAAGAAGCAGGCGCAAAAGTTGAGCTTAAATAATAAAATTCTAAAGTATAGTTTTTAGAAATTTATGACTAGTGGTCAATTTTTGGCCTCTAGTCTTTCTAGTATTGAAAGATACATAGATATTGGTGCAAATATATTCATATTTGCTTTTTATTTTGTGTAAACAAAATCTTGAGGGTTTTTGATGTCTTACTCATACGCTGAGAAAAAAAGAATTCGTAAAGAGTTTGGGGAGTTACCTCATATCTTAGATGTACCATATTTGCTCTCTATCCAGACAGAGTCATATAAGAAATTTTTAATCCCAGAAGCGGTAAAAGGTAGAAGTTATTCTGGTTTGGAACAGGTGCTTAAGCAGTCTTTTCCTGTAGAAAGTAAAAATGGTCAATATGAACTTCATTATGTTGATTATCAAATCGGTGAGCCAACTTTTGATGAGAGTGAGTGTCAGGTTCGTGGGGCTACCTATGATGCTCCTCTTAATGTTAAAATGAGATTGGTTGTTTATAATAAAGAAGCTCTTCCAAATGAAAAAATCGTTGAAGATATCAGAGAAGAGTATGTATATATGGGTGATATACCATTAATGACTACAAATGGTACTTTTATTGTTAATGGTACTGAAAGGGTAGTTGTTTCTCAGTTACATAGATCTCCTGGAGTGTTTTTTAGTAAGGATGATGCAGAAGAAGGGGCTTTCTCTGCTCGTATAATCCCATATAGAGGTTCATGGTTGGACTTTGAATTTGATTCAAAAGGTATTATTTGGGCTAGAATAGATAGAAAAAGAAAGATTTGTGCAACTGTTATTTTGAAGGCGCTAGGATATTCACAAGAAGATATTTTAAAATATTTTTCTACTAGCAAAACTATCAAATTTGATGGTGAAAATTTTGGCTTGAAGTTGGGCGATCTTTCTTCGATGAAAGGAGAACTCTTAAAATTTGATATTACGGATTCAGAAGGCAATATAGTAGCTAAAAAAAATAAAAAAATTACTTCTAAAGATATTAAAAAAATAAAAGATGCGGGTATTGATTCAGTAGCTATAGATTTTGATCTGGTAAGTACGCTTAGAGTGGCAAAAGATATTGTCAGTAAAAATACAGGTGAAGTTATAGCCTACGCAAATGATGACGTTACAGAAAATTTATTAGATGCTTGTATAGAAGCAGGAATGAATGAATTAGAAGTTATAGATTTTATAACTATAGAAAAGGGTAGATATATCTCTGATACTCTTAAGTATGATATTACAAAAAATACAGATGAAGCTTTGGTCGAAATTTATAAAGTTTTAAGACCAGGTGATCCTCCAGCAGCAGCGTCTGTGAAAGCTTTATTTGAAGGATTATTTTTTATTGAAAGTAGATATAGCCTGTCTGATATCGGTAGAATGAAGCTAAATGCAAGATTAGGTTCTGACAAGGTTTCTAAAGATGTTTATACGCTTGAAAATAGCGATATAGTAGGTGTTCTTGAGGAGCTTATTAAAATTCGTGACGGTAAAGGAAAAGTCGATGATATTGATCATCTTGGCAATAGACGTGTACGTTCTGTTGGTGAAATGGTTGAAAACCAATTTAGAATAGGTCTTTATCGTGTAGAAAAAGGTATTCGTGAGAGTATGTCTTTAGTGCATAAAGATAAGCTAATGCCAAAAGATATTGTTAACTCTAAGCCTATTACAGCTTCGATAAAAGAGTTTTTTACTTCTGGTGCATTATCTCAATTTATGGATCAAGATAACCCTTTATCAGAGGTTACTCACAAAAGAAGAATTTCTGCATTGGGTCCAGGCGGGTTATCTCGTGATAGAGCAGGATTTGAGGTTCGTGACGTTCATGCGACTCATTATGGTAGATTATGTCCTATTGAGACGCCAGAGGGTCCAAATATTGGTCTTATTAATTCCTTAGCAATTTACTCTAGAGTAAATGATTATGGTTTCTTAGAGGCTCCTTATAGAAAGGTTGTTAATGGTAAAGTTACAGATGAAATTGAATATTTATCAGCAACTGATGAAGATAATTATGTAATCGCTCAGGCTTCAACTCAACTTGATGAAAATAATCATTTTGTTGACGAGTTGATACAATGCCGTTCAGGTGGTGAAGCTATGTTTACAGAATCTAGTAGAGTGCAATATATGGATGTTTCTGCTAAACAGATGGTCTCAGCAGCTGCAGCATTAATTCCTTTCTTAGAGCATGATGATGCAAATAGGGTATTGATGGGTGCAAACATGCAACGTCAAGCAGTTCCAACACTTAAGTCTGAGAAACCTTTAGTTGGTACTGGGATAGAAAAAATTGTTGCTAGAGACTCTGGTAACTGTATTATTGCTAGAAATCCTGGAACAGTTGTTGAAGTTGACTCAAATAGAATAGTAGTTAAAGTAAACACTAAAAAATCTAAAACTAATAGATTAGTAGATATATATAGTCTGACTAAATTCAAACGTTCAAATAAAAATACTTGTATCAACCAGCGTCCTATAGTCAATGTTGGCGATAAGGTTGAGCAAGGTGATATCTTGGCAGATGGGTTTGCAACTGATTTTGGTGAGTTATCTTTAGGACATAACCTAATGGTCGCATTTATGCCATGGAATGGTTATAATTTTGAAGATTCAATTTTATTATCAGAAAGAGTAGTTAAAGATGATAAGTATACAAGTATACATATTGAGGAATTTACTTGTGTTGCTCGTGACACTAAACTTGGCCCAGAAGAAATAACAGCTGATATTCCAAATGTTAGTGAAAGTAGCTTAGTTAAGTTGGATGAATCAGGTATTGTCTATATAGGTGCTAATGTTGAAGCTGGAGATATCCTTGTGGCTAAAATCACGCCAAAAGCAGAGCAACAGTTGACGCCGGAAGAAAGACTGCTTAGGGCGATTTTTAATGAAAAAGCATCAAATGTTGCTGATAGTTCATTAAGAATGCCTAGTGGTACCTCAGGTACAGTTATTAATGTCCAAGTATTTGAAAATGATAAAGGTGGTAAAAGTCATAGAGCTTTAAAAATAGAAAAAGAGCTTATAGAAAAAACACGTAAAGACTTTGATGAAGAATTTAGTGTTATTGAGTCTATAGTTAAGCAATCTATTGAAAAGGATATTGTTGGAGCCGAAATTCTTAAAGCTAAAGGTCTTAAAAAAGGCGCAGTTTTAACCAAAGAGTTTTTGGAAAAACTACCTTTTTCAAGATGGTTGGAAATTACGTTTGAAGACGAGGATTTGAACACTAAGGTGCTAAAAGCCAAAGAATATTATGACGAAGCAAAAATAGCAATAGATAGTAGATTTGAAGCTAAGAAGAAATCTATAACTCAAAGTAATGAGTTATCTCCAGGTGTGCTAAAAACAGTAAAAGTATTTGTCGCTATTAAAAAGCGTATACAACCTGGTGATAAGATGGCAGGGCGTCATGGTAATAAAGGTGTGGTATCTCGGGTATTACCAATTGAAGATATGCCATATATGGAAGATGGTACTCCAGTAGATGTTTGTTTAAATCCGCTAGGTATACCATCACGTATGAATATTGGTCAGATCTTAGAAGCACATATGGGATTAGCTTCTTATGGTTTAGGTAAAAAGATAGAAAAAACTTTAGATCAAACTAGAAAAGCTGCTGAGCTAAGAAAGACTTTGGATGAAGTGTATAACAGTGTTGGCGGTAAAAAAGTGGATCTAGATGCTCTAAGTGACGAAGAAATCTTGCAGCTTTGCGAAAACCTTAAAGAAGGCGTGCCAATTGCAACACCAGTATTTGATGGTGCTAAAGAGGAAGATATTAAGTCACTACTTCAGTTAGGTGGGTTTGCAACAGATGGTCAAATGAAATTATTTGATGGTCGTACTGGTAAAGCATTTGATAGAAATGTTACTGTTGGTTACATGTATATGCTCAAGCTTGATCACTTGGTAGATGATAAAATGCATGCTAGATCAACAGGATCATATAGTTTGGTTACACAGCAACCTTTAGGTGGTAAAGCTCAGTTTGGTGGCCAGAGATTTGGTGAGATGGAAGTTTGGGCATTACAAGCTTATGGCGCAGCTTATACGTTAAGAGAAATGCTAACAGTTAAATCAGATGATATAGCTGGTAGGTCAAAAATGTATAAGAACATAGTTGACGGTAAACTAACTATGAATGTTGATGTGCCAGAATCCTTCAACGTTTTAAGAAATGAAGTTAGAGCGTTGGGTATAGATATGGATTTTGACTACTCAGCAGAGGAAGAATAAGCATCTTTATTAGAGTAACTTATTTTTTTTATTAAAATAAAAGTATAGGAGAGCTACCTGTGAATAACGGTATCCTACATCAAAACTACAATAGTAAAAAATTTGATATTATAAAAATATCATTAGCATCTCCAGAGGTTATACGTTCGTGGTCTCATGGTGAGGTTAAAAAGCCAGAGACTATTAACTATAGAACTTTTAAGCCAGAGAGAGATGGTTTATTTTGCGCCAAAATTTTTGGTCCTGTTAAAGACTATGAATGTTTATGTGGAAAATATAAGCGTTTAAAGCATCGTGGTGTAGTGTGTGAGCGTTGCGGTGTTGAAGTTGAGCAAGCTAAAGTTAGAAGAGAGAGGATGGGGCATATCGATTTAGTATGTCCTGTTGTGCATATCTGGTATCTAAAATCTTTGCCTTCTAGAATTGGCTTATTTTTAGATATGCCTCTTAAGAGCGTAGAAAAAGTATTATATTTTGAGTCATATGTGGTTATTGATCCAGGAATGACACCATTAGAGAAAAAGCAATTGCTTACAGATGAGGAATACGCTGAAGCTTTAGAGAACTATGGCTATGAGTTCGAAGCGTCTATGGGAGCAGAGGCTATCAGAGAGTTACTAGGTGATACTGATATTGAGTCAGAAATAGAACGATTACAAACTGAATATGAAGAAAGCAAATCAACAGCTAAAAAAGAGAAAGCTATTAAAAGATTGAGACTTCTTGAAACTTTCCAAGCTTCTGGTAATAAGCCTGAGTGGATGGTAATGACTGTATTACCAGTTCTTCCTCCTGACTTAAGACCGCTTGTGCCAATCGAGGGAGGTAGATTTGCTACGTCTGATCTTAATGATCTCTATCGTAGAGTAATAAACAGAAATAATAGGCTTAAAAAACTTTTAGACCTTAATGCCCCTGATATTATTGTTAGAAATGAAAAGAGGATGCTGCAAGAAGCAGTCGATGCTTTATTAGATAATGGTAGACGTGGAAGAGCTGTAACGGGTTCAAATAAGCGTCCTCTTAAGTCATTGGCTGATATGATTAAAGGTAAGCAAGGACGTTTCCGTCAAAACCTATTAGGTAAGCGTGTTGACTATTCAGGACGTTCTGTAATTACGGTGGGCCCATCTTTAAGGTTACATGAATGTGGTTTACCTAAAAAAATGGCTTTAGAACTATTCAAACCATTTGTATACTCTAAGTTGAGATTTGGTGGACATGCAACAACTATTAAGCAAGCAAAAAGAATGGTTGAGCTAGAGGAGTCTGTAGTTTGGGATATCCTAGAGGTTGTAATTAATGAACATCCTGTATTATTAAACAGAGCTCCAACACTTCATAGATTAGGTATCCAAGCATTTGAGCCTAAGCTTATTGAAGGAAAGGCTATTCAGTTACATCCATTAGTATGTGCTGCTTTTAATGCTGACTTTGACGGTGATCAAATGGCTGTTCACGTGCCATTAACAGTCGAGTCTCAACTAGAAGCTAGAGTCCTAATGATGTCTACTAACAACATTTTATCACCAGCTTCAGGACAGCCTATTATTACTCCTACTCAGGATATAGTGTTAGGTTTATACTATATTACAAGAGAAAGAGATAAAGCAAAAGGTGAAGGCAAATTATTTGCAAGTTATGAAGACGTTAGTAGAGCATATAACTCTGGAACTATAGATATCCATGCCAAAATCAAATTAAGAGTAGATAGACAAGTATTTGATACTAGAGGTAACACATACAATGAAAAAGGTGTGGTTGATACAACTGTTGGTAGAGCTTTGCTTATCAATATATTGCCTGAAGGACTGTCTTTCTCACTAATTAATAAGGTTTTAGTTAAGAAAGAAATCTCTAAGATAATCAATCAAGCATTTAGAGTGTTAGGTGGCAAAGCAACAGTTGTCTTGGCTGATAAGCTTATGTATGCTGGTTTTAAATACTCAACTATTTCTGGTATATCTGTAGGTGTAAATGACATGACTATACCTGAGGATAAAGACACTAAGATAGAAAAAGCAGAGCAAGAAATTAAGTATGTAACCGAGCAATACCAGTCTTCACTTATTACTGAAAACGAAAGGTATAACAATATAATTAATATTTGGAGTAAAACTTCAGATGAAGTTGGTGCTTCAATGATGGATGCTATATCTAAAGATAAAGTTGCTGTTGATGGTCAAGAAAAAGAAATTGAATCTTTTAACTCTGTGTACATGATGGCTAAGTCTGGTGCCAGAGGTTCTTATAATCAGATGAGGCAGCTTGCTGGTATGCGTGGTTTGATGGCTAAGCCAGATGGAACGATGATTGAGACAGCTATTACAGCTAACTTTAGAGAAGGTTTATCGGTATTGCAATACTTTACATCTACTCACGGTGCTCGTAAGGGTTTGGCTGATACGGCTCTTAAGACAGCTAATGCTGGTTACCTGACTCGCAGATTAGTAGATGTAGCCCAAGATTTGGTGATTATTGAAGAAGATTGTGGTACAGATGAAGGTCTAATGTTTTCTGCTATCGTAGAAGATGGTGAAGTCAAAGTATCTCTTACAGAGAGAGCCTTAGGTAGAACATTAGCAGCTGACGTTGTTACTGAAAAAGGTGTTGTATTGTTAGAGTCAGGTACTTTATTGGATGAAAATTTAGTAGAGTTGCTAGATGATAATGGTATTGATATGATTAAAATTAGATCACCAATTACATGTAAAACTCGTAGAGGATTATGCTCTAAGTGTTATGGTAGAGACTTGGCTCGTGAAAGAAAGGTTAATGTCGGTGAGTCTGTGGGTGTGATTGCAGCTCAATCGATTGGTGAGCCTGGTACTCAGTTAACAATGAGAACATTCCATACTGGTGGTGCAGCATCCTTAGGTGTGACAATAAGTGATATTAAAGTTAAGACCGCAGGTAAAATTAAGTTTAAAAATATTAGAACTGTAGTAAATAAAGAAGGTCAGAGTATCGTAATATCACGTGCTAGTGAGATCATTGTTTCTGATGCTATGGGTAGAGTTAGAGAGCAACATAAAATTCCTATGGGTGCTGTTCTTCCTTTAGCAAGTGGTAAAGCAGTAGAGATCGGGGATGTGATAGCTACTTGGGATCCTCATGCTCAGCCAATAGTTACAGATGTTGCAGGTAAAATTGTTTTAGAGGATGTTATTGATGGTATCACATCTAAACATACATATGATGACCTAACTGGTCA
Proteins encoded:
- the rpoB gene encoding DNA-directed RNA polymerase subunit beta gives rise to the protein MSYSYAEKKRIRKEFGELPHILDVPYLLSIQTESYKKFLIPEAVKGRSYSGLEQVLKQSFPVESKNGQYELHYVDYQIGEPTFDESECQVRGATYDAPLNVKMRLVVYNKEALPNEKIVEDIREEYVYMGDIPLMTTNGTFIVNGTERVVVSQLHRSPGVFFSKDDAEEGAFSARIIPYRGSWLDFEFDSKGIIWARIDRKRKICATVILKALGYSQEDILKYFSTSKTIKFDGENFGLKLGDLSSMKGELLKFDITDSEGNIVAKKNKKITSKDIKKIKDAGIDSVAIDFDLVSTLRVAKDIVSKNTGEVIAYANDDVTENLLDACIEAGMNELEVIDFITIEKGRYISDTLKYDITKNTDEALVEIYKVLRPGDPPAAASVKALFEGLFFIESRYSLSDIGRMKLNARLGSDKVSKDVYTLENSDIVGVLEELIKIRDGKGKVDDIDHLGNRRVRSVGEMVENQFRIGLYRVEKGIRESMSLVHKDKLMPKDIVNSKPITASIKEFFTSGALSQFMDQDNPLSEVTHKRRISALGPGGLSRDRAGFEVRDVHATHYGRLCPIETPEGPNIGLINSLAIYSRVNDYGFLEAPYRKVVNGKVTDEIEYLSATDEDNYVIAQASTQLDENNHFVDELIQCRSGGEAMFTESSRVQYMDVSAKQMVSAAAALIPFLEHDDANRVLMGANMQRQAVPTLKSEKPLVGTGIEKIVARDSGNCIIARNPGTVVEVDSNRIVVKVNTKKSKTNRLVDIYSLTKFKRSNKNTCINQRPIVNVGDKVEQGDILADGFATDFGELSLGHNLMVAFMPWNGYNFEDSILLSERVVKDDKYTSIHIEEFTCVARDTKLGPEEITADIPNVSESSLVKLDESGIVYIGANVEAGDILVAKITPKAEQQLTPEERLLRAIFNEKASNVADSSLRMPSGTSGTVINVQVFENDKGGKSHRALKIEKELIEKTRKDFDEEFSVIESIVKQSIEKDIVGAEILKAKGLKKGAVLTKEFLEKLPFSRWLEITFEDEDLNTKVLKAKEYYDEAKIAIDSRFEAKKKSITQSNELSPGVLKTVKVFVAIKKRIQPGDKMAGRHGNKGVVSRVLPIEDMPYMEDGTPVDVCLNPLGIPSRMNIGQILEAHMGLASYGLGKKIEKTLDQTRKAAELRKTLDEVYNSVGGKKVDLDALSDEEILQLCENLKEGVPIATPVFDGAKEEDIKSLLQLGGFATDGQMKLFDGRTGKAFDRNVTVGYMYMLKLDHLVDDKMHARSTGSYSLVTQQPLGGKAQFGGQRFGEMEVWALQAYGAAYTLREMLTVKSDDIAGRSKMYKNIVDGKLTMNVDVPESFNVLRNEVRALGIDMDFDYSAEEE